CAGCTAATTAACTAGTTCTGCCCATCCGACATGGAAAAGCACACAGGGATGTGCGAAGCACAGGGATGTGCCAAGAGTCATCAATGAGGTTCAAGGAGAGGAGTATAGTGATGGCCAACCCAGTTAAAGATAAGAACTATAACTTGATTAGCTCCATCTATCATCTCGCCCAAGGTTCGGAAAATTGCAAGCAATATGCCAGCGATTCCCAGCGCGACAATGATGATGAAACCACCAAGCTTTTCGAAGAATTGCAACGCTTTTATTCGGAGCATGGCGAAAAGGCCGCCAAGATTCTGAAAAACCGCCTGTGAGTGAGCAGACTCATGGAGTGTGATAAGGATCGGCTTCTGCCGATCCTTTTTGATTTACGAGCATGCAGCAGTCGATCCGACAAGCAGCGGCCCGGCAGGTCGCCGGGCCGCTGGTTCGAATGATAGCTACGCGCCTGACGTCGTCGCTCAGCGCTTTGCCGTAGCACTCGAGTCTTCGTCGCGTTGCAGGTACTGCCGTAGCGTCTTGGGCATGTGTTCATCCAACCAGGCGGCCATGGCCAGCTCCTCTTCGAGGATTTCTTCGCAGACCCGCTTGGTTTCCATATCGCCGGCTTCCTCCGCCGTGGCAATCAGCACCTTATACGAGGAAATCTCCAGTTGCTCGAAGGTATAACTGGCGATACAGCCCTTGACGATCTCGTCGCCGCTGAACATGCCGCCAACTGCCTGTCCCATCGCCGACATTCTTCCGGTAGCGTCTTTCAAGGAAGACGAGCTTTCATCATAACGCGCGATACCCCCCTGTGTGTCAACCTCACTCTCTACGTGGTACTGGACCTGTAAAGCCGCTTCATCGTGGCCTGGATGGTCTCCCACAAGGAGAATGCCGCCTTGGCTCAGCAGCTCTTCCAGGAGGCCGTGGATCGCTACGGAATCCCGCAGGGAGCGCTGACGCTCCACCAGGATCGAGGCTCGCCGATGATCGCCCGCAGCTACCTGGACCTCATGGGAGAGCTGGGGGTGACGTGTAGCCATAGCCGCCCGCGGGTGAGTAATGACAACCCGTTCAGCGAAAGCCAGTTCAAGACCAGCAAGTACCAGCCCGACTATCCCGGGCGCTTCGAGAGCATCGTCCATGCCCGGCAGTGGTACCGCGCCTATGTCGACTGGTACAACCTGCAGCACCCTCACAGCGGGCGGGCTGGCTTCACCCCGGAGCAGGTCTTCACCGGCCGATATCGCGAGATTGCGGAGGTCCGTCAGCGAGCGCTCGATGACAGCTTCGAGGCGCACCCCGAGCGATTCCTACGCGGACGCCCCAAGGTGGCGATGCCACCGGCCAGTGTCTCGATCAATCCGGTACAGCCCGATGACGACGACCCGGCCCCCTACAGCGTGGTGAACTTCCCGACACTGGCGGCGGCAAGCGGCAGCGCGACGAAATCGACACTAATTTTTAACGATCTGTCCGAATCAGGTTGACAGGTTCCGCCATGAATGACGCAACCTATTTGTGTGCCATCCACATATTATCAATGTAGATGATAAATACGCCTGAAAAAACCATGGCCATATATCTTTTTTATTAAAATTAATATTAATCAATAAACCACACTCAACAACACAGGCAGGGCAGCCCACAAAGGGGCAGGATGCGGGTTTTCACCGGCCTGAGGCCAATGTCGATAACGAGAAGTCTCCAGCCTCACGGGAGACACCGGGGCATAACAGCTCTAGCGCCAAGACGCCAGTCCCAGGGGCTCAGGGGAGCGAGCAAACGGAACGCAAGCGTCGTATCGACGATGCTTCGAAAGAGGCCGACTCGCCGCGGCGCGATGAATGACGCTCTTGTTTCGATACTGGAGCGGTGCCTGATTCTTTGATCGATAGGGAAGGCAGAGCGCCTACAGAAACAATTGACACGCTGGCATCATGCGGTCGCTGCTGTCTGGATCTGCGCGTCGGTGACACCTAGCGGCTGACTGGACGATCTTGCTCAGCCCAGATAGGCGGCGACCGTGTCGAAAGCGGCTCGCTGGGTGCGTGCCTCGTCAGCCCAGAACTGCAGCACTTCCGGATCGAACTGCAGGCTCTGCGCAGCTACCGGTCGAACGAGGGAGGGGGAAAGAGTCATGGAAGTACTCCTGGTTGGTTGAAACTTCCAATGTAATACATTTTCTGCTGCAAAGCAGCATGTTCGACTAATGGCTTTTTATTAAAGAATTTACTGAATTAATGGCTCAATGCGATACCCCGAAGACACTTTTCAGATAGTTGACGTAGTTGTAGTCGCGGGACGTCGCCTTGCCCGGCTCGTCGGAAATCTTGGCGACCGGA
The genomic region above belongs to Halomonas zincidurans B6 and contains:
- a CDS encoding DUF892 family protein, yielding MERQRSLRDSVAIHGLLEELLSQGGILLVGDHPGHDEAALQVQYHVESEVDTQGGIARYDESSSSLKDATGRMSAMGQAVGGMFSGDEIVKGCIASYTFEQLEISSYKVLIATAEEAGDMETKRVCEEILEEELAMAAWLDEHMPKTLRQYLQRDEDSSATAKR
- a CDS encoding integrase core domain-containing protein, producing the protein MAQQLFQEAVDRYGIPQGALTLHQDRGSPMIARSYLDLMGELGVTCSHSRPRVSNDNPFSESQFKTSKYQPDYPGRFESIVHARQWYRAYVDWYNLQHPHSGRAGFTPEQVFTGRYREIAEVRQRALDDSFEAHPERFLRGRPKVAMPPASVSINPVQPDDDDPAPYSVVNFPTLAAASGSATKSTLIFNDLSESG